In Coregonus clupeaformis isolate EN_2021a chromosome 7, ASM2061545v1, whole genome shotgun sequence, one genomic interval encodes:
- the sox32 gene encoding SRY-box transcription factor 32 codes for MYFDRISTHFELCATKAMFESDKFCGASSQSEQMSEAQSPGSGPSSPLSVNSDSSCASPEPKPSAEPRVRRPLNAFIIWTKEERRRLAQLNPDLENTDLSKILGKTWKAMSLAEKRPYMQEAERLRVQHTIDHPNYKYRPRRKKQLKKGPKGPLPVEAPVPLSTLCSKGFTMPYDLNYFIQNQCHQQQAYPNPATYPSSQAYFSHLPRQTFPNRLIYPNPAATFSNKPLMYSNTAAYPAEPHPYYSTQHGLQQFGPPNPACAMSHGEQGDFRALGPKLCPPTGPSLEFYLEQVQLDMLYDLDRSEFEQYLGPPPRRPEPLE; via the exons ATGTACTTTGATCGGATCTCCACACATTTCGAACTGTGCGCAACGAAAGCCATGTTTGAAAGCGACAAGTTCTGTGGTGCGTCTTCCCAGAGTGAGCAGATGTCCGAGGCGCAGTCCCCCGGCTCTGGCCCATCCAGTCCTCTCTCGGTCAACTCCGACTCCAGCTGCGCCAGTCCTGAGCCGAAACCATCCGCAGAACCGCGGGTCAGAAGGCCGCTGAACGCATTTATTATCTGGACCAAGGAGGAACGCAGACGCTTGGCCCAACTCAACcctgacctagagaacactgaccTCAGCAAAATTCTCG GTAAGACCTGGAAGGCCATGTCTCTGGCAGAGAAGCGGCCTTACATGCAGGAGGCAGAGCGCCTGAGAGTACAGCACACCATTGACCATCCCAACTACAAGTACCGGCCCCGCAGGAAGAAGCAGCTGAAGAAAGGCCCCAAAGGGCCCCTGCCTGTGGAGgcgcctgtccctctctccaccctctgcaGTAAAGGCTTTACCATGCCTTATGACCTCAACTACTTCATCCAGAACCAGTGCCATCAGCAGCAAGCCTACCCAAATCCAGCCACCTACCCATCCTCCCAGGCATACTTCTCCCATCTTCCCAGACAGACCTTCCCAAACAGATTAATTTACCCAAATCCAGCAGCCACATTCTCTAACAAGCCTCTAATGTACTCCAACACTGCGGCATACCCAGCAGAGCCTCATCCGTACTACTCTACCCAGCATGGGCTGCAGCAGTTTGGGCCCCCCAACCCAGCCTGTGCTATGTCTCATGGGGAGCAGGGGGACTTCAGGGCCTTGGGCCCCAAGCTGTGCCCCCCCACTGGCCCCTCTCTGGAGTTCTATCTGGAGCAGGTTCAGCTGGACATGCTGTATGATCTGGACCGCAGTGAGTTTGAACAGTATCTGGGCCCGCCCCCACGCCGGCCTGAGCCACTGGAGTAA